The Gallus gallus isolate bGalGal1 chromosome 5, bGalGal1.mat.broiler.GRCg7b, whole genome shotgun sequence region TGGTGACTTtgccaattaaaaataattcaaaccTGGTCCGAGTAGGTGTAGGTTTAAAAATATGATCAGGTCATTCTATTAGAAGGTCAAACAGTTTTAGCCATGTTGTAACAGATGTACTATAATTGGGACTAACAGTGCTGTGGTGTAACTAAGTTCTAGGAATACTGTAGAGTTCATTTACAGTCAGAACATCTTGCTTGATCTTTCTCAGacctttttcctcctgtctgtAAGATCACACTGTTATTGAAAAGGCCAGTATACTTAAATAGGTTTGTGTTCTCCATTGCTTTCCTCTACCAGATTCTATAGTGCAAACTTGTTGCTGATTCATTTTTGTGAGCGTGGTTTTTAAAAGTAGCAAGTTCTGAGTGACTAAGTTTGAAAGTCTGACTCAAACTTCAGACATAGCATTTGACTTGAAGGGAACAGCCAATATTTCTAGAGATCAGGCAGTATAACTGTTAAGTTATGCATGTGGACAGAATAGGCTGGGATCAGGGGGGctggttttgtgggttttgtttgttcttctagCCTTAATGTGTTGCTGTTACTATACTTTAAAGCCCAGATGACCATGAAATATATCTTATTCTAATGAACTGCTGTGCTGTATTACAGTGAAAAAACCTTTGTTTCTGGAGGTATTCACAAAGAGTTGCATGGTGCGTCTGCCTTGGCCACAACAGGATTACCCCACTTTCCTGTCAAGGAGATATTGTTAGGCTTGAAGAAAAATTATCAGGGCAActttaataataaaatggaCCCTGTTTTCATGATCATGCTGACATGAATGCATTATTTTAGATCAGCATAGCTTTTGTATTCTAGCTCAGAAAAGAAGTTGTAACAATATAAGCATAGCTATGCTTATACTAGCTGTGTGTTTACACATAATcatgagcaggaaggagaacGGCTGGCAAGAGCAGTGAATCTTGGCAATGAACTGGTGAAGCTGCATCCAGTACACAGGCTAGGACTAAATGTACTGTTTTAAGTAGAAGTGCTTCTTAGTGGGAGATAAAAGTATAAAATCTGGCATTCATGTAGGAAGTTCTTTTGTGGAACTAAACTGCAGATCACCTACAAGTATATATGGAGGAGCATAGCATGATTGTCCTAGAATCTGGAGTGAACTAGTATGAAGAAATCATGGTCAGAGGTAGCTCCAAAGTATATAGTTtaagaagtttatttttccttcaaaaccaGTTCAGAAGTTTTCCTTCCATAAATTGAAAACTAGTGAGCTCCATTTCTAGGGATACTTCTAGCACAAGTAATGTTAGCATCTCAATTCTTCTTAAGcagttttttctcctgtgaCTTGCAGACTTGTTTATACGGACTTGTTGTATTCTTGCTTTACTTAGCCGTGAAGACTTCCAGCGGATCCCAGAGCTTGCCATCAATCCTCTGGGAGACCGAATTAtcaatgcctttttttcagAAGGGTGAGTTCCGACTGCCTGAGTTTGTGAATAGACACAAAATGTACAGTATGTCAGGAGCTCTAATAGGAGTGAAATGATGATGATTAAAGCACAAAATTTGAATTCAGTGATAACTGAACATCTCCAACTTGTCATAATCAGTTGCTTCCTCTGCATGCTTTCATTATGTAATGAGACACTTGTCTCTCTCAAAAGAGTTTTGTATGCTTTATTCAGTGACAAGATTTGTCTGCATGTCACTGTTGTTCATTCTTCTTGCTATGCTGCTTTTGAAGGTCAAGGGCATGGACTTTGATTCTTAAAGCAAACTTGTAGCAATAATACTTTAGTTAACTGCAATGCTACTTTACataattcaattttttctttgcttctttgccTTCTAAGTGTGCCTTTGTTAACAGatcaacttctgttttttaatttggatCATACTTAAAGTGTAGCTTATGACACTTGCAACATAAATCCAAAGAGACAGTCAGATTTCCAGTATTGTAGGCCAGCATTCAGATCAGCAAGACGTACTGCTAGACTCGGGTATAGTTGCAGGATAACTTAGGCAAGGGCAAAGGGTGTATGCTTGAATTTAAACACCGCTTGTAGGCAGAGGGGGGGTAGCCTGTAATAAGACTTcttgcaggtttttttccttcgTATCACACATCACTCTTCACAGAAGTATGATCCCAGGttacagctgcacagagctgatTTGATCACAGGTTGCTAAACCCTTGAGAGATTGGAATTAAGAATTTCCATGGTATGGACAATTGAGACATTCTTACTGTTCtttattgaaatgaaaaacCTGTATGAACTATACTGAAGCTGACTGACTAAAATGCTTGTGCAGAGAGGACCAAGTGAATTTCCGTGGATTCATGAGGACGCTAGCCCACTTCCGGCCCATAGAAGATAATGAAAAGAGCAAAGACCAGAATGGACCAGAACCACTGAACAGCCGAAGTAACAAGCTCCACTGTAAGATATATGAACCTTCTATTAGAAGCAATTAATATCCTTTTCTTTGAGAAGAGAGCAAAGGAGTTCAGTAtcttctacacagtctttcCCTGTGGAATTATATTCCTATAATAAcctgatttttaaatgaacttgCAATCTTACCTGTCCAGAATGTCAGTAGTCAACCTATATTTGTATAAAATTTGATAGAATTGTTTGGATCTGAAGTTCATTTGTCTTTTCCTAAATGTTTCatgacaaatatttaaaaaatggtttGCAACGGTTATTTGGTATTAAGAAGCCATGTCTTGTACATGAGTGggcttttctatttcttcctccAGTCTTCTGTGTAATATAGTGCTTACTGAACTTGCTAGGCAACGCTTCCCAGAGCACTTAAAAGTTGTGGTAAATCTCAGCTGAGTATCATTGAAGGTAATgaacaaatgtaaaaatgacTGGCTCCAAAGTTAAAGCACTGAATATATCTTAGAGCCTCTGTAGTTCAGGGCTTTAAAGAAATAACTCTGCAAGTAGAATGCTTCTGAAACTTTGCGGAGTACTTAAGTATGTACTTAATGTTTCTCACTTCTTGGCAATAATGTCGTTCCTGGATGTGGTAATAACTTTTTATGGAACTGAACATGAATTGTATGGTGAGTTAAGATTCTACCTTAATCATCTTAAAATGATTTATGATGAGTTATTATTAGTTGTATACATAGttgccagaaagaaaaacaatgccCCTTGAATtcaatactcttttttttcccctctccctgcagttGCTTTTCGGTTATATGATCTAGATAAAGATGACAAGATTTCCAGGGATGAGCTTCTTCAGGTAAATAACTTGAGACTACTTTAGGTTATTCCATCATCTGTCATTGCACACCATTTAGGAGTGTTGGTAAGGGTCTTAATGAAATTCTTGCAGGAATTTGTGGTTATTTGTTATCTAAAGCATTAAACCAGAGATGTATGAAACCTTAACCTCATTTAGTAGTCTAAATTGTTTTATCAGACCAGGGATTCTAGATCTAGTTTTAAACTACAGTGTTAGGCTAAATAAGATCTTACTAGAAATGATTCCTAAAAGGAAGTCATTGGTAAAGATGCTTAAAAATCCAGCAAATACACTAAAGCCCTTTAAGAGCTGTCTTCTGGAACTTTCAAAGGTGCTTCTAACAAGACTTCATAGGGGACATCGGTAGGGGTGAATGCAATCATTCTGGTCGTCTTTGTACTCTGTAAGTAGAATAAACCTTCGTGAAACCAGAGCAAAGACCAGCAAAGATAATCAAAGTTGATCAGTGACTGTATCTATTTAAGCTAGGCTTGAGCTAGGAGTAATTACATACTACTAATCCTGGTAAGTAGACATGGCAATTTGTGGTTCTTGATGTAGGACAAGGTTTACTTTTGACTGAAACTGCCCACTTTCAATCTGTGCAGAAGATGCTTTACTAAATGTTAGGGGGTAATGGCTGCTATCACTTGTGCATATACTTAGAAAATTCCTGTAGGAAGCATTTTGAACAGTAGACGTTCAGATTAAGTATTCATATatttagtggggaaaaaatagaagcactggaacaaaatgttattctttcctagtttcagaagttttttttactattaCTGTGTCTTTCAGTTGCTTAATGGAAAAAGCTGGCTGAAGAAGAAAGCTTTGTTTCCTAGAATCCTTTACATCCAAGGaccaataataataaaaactacCCAAACTGTCTAGAAAATTTTCCGTGGAAATCTGAGTTGTTTTTGAAGTCATTACCTAGACAGCGTGCATGAGAAACAGCACTGACAACAGTTGTGTTTTTATATCACTcgtgatggaaaaaataatcatctaGGGACTTGCATGCATTGCAGGTGTTACGGATGATGGTTGGTGTCAACATCTCAGATGAGCAGCTTGGCAGCATTGCTGACAGGACAATCCAGGAAGCTGATCAAGATGGGGACTGTGCCATCTCCTTTGCAGAGTTTGTAAAGGTTGGTAAATTACATATTTAACACAAGTAAATGAAACTGCTCGGTAAACGGACAAATCATTCACACTTAAATGCAGATGGAAAAATAAGTTACTCAGGTATTTCTTCTGCCTGCATTTGGCTTATTAggacagatatttttttaagctattcTCTTAGGGTGCAAATAATTAGTCCATATGTTTCTCTAGTGTATGCTACAGCACTGAACATACTGCAGAATTTTCATCTTATGCTAAGACCACTTCAAGCATCAGATCCTGAAACATATCTTCTAGAATAAGGTGTTTAATGAAACAGTGACAAGTGCTTAAAAATTAGAAAGAGAGCAGTATACTCCCCAAACCAGCTCATAATGAGGCAATAGAGATTTTTAATGCAGCAAACAATGTAATATTACTATTATAAATGCTTCTTTCTACACAAATAGCCTGACTAGCAGTAACAACAAAGTAATTCTGCTATAACTGTGTTGATCCAATTTCACTTGTATATTTTGTTACACAACTAAGTATATACTAATATACAGAATTCTAGCTGTAGTCCTGCTAATTATGTCTTCTGATGGTTGTCAGAAATAGCTATTAGTAAGGAGCCATTATATAGTCAGCAGAAAAAAGTGGTCCTGCCAAGTAATGATTCTAACCTAGTGGGATGGGATTGATGACAGGAACCAGACTCATCCTGCATGTGGACAAAGATGAGATGAGGCAGCATAAACAAGTTGCAATGTGGGAAATTCTTAGGATCGGGTGCTAGAGATATAGAACCCCCCTTCCTTTGAAAGATTGAAAACTCAATTGAGGCCTTAATTGACTTGATCTAGCTGGCCCTCCTTTAAGCACTGTCAGAGCTGAACTAAATGACCTCCAGGAGTCTCTTAAAACTTAAATTACTCTAAATTCAGCTTTAAAATGGTCTGCTGTGGTCTTTATTTTAGTTCAACTGCTTGTACCCCTTATTCTAGTCTATTCTTGTTTCCTCACCATGCATTCTTATACAATCTACTTCTGGGAATAGTTCAGCCCTTTCTGGGCTATTGGTGAACTGCATCAGTTGTATATTAGTTGACATCCTTCTTCAGGTTTAAACAGCTGGAGTTTCTTTCTGGAGTGAAACATAGCAAGCAGTCTCTAGATGAAAGAATGTCATGCCAAATGGAAGATGCTCCATGTTCCTGCTCATCTCCTCTCTACTTGCAGGGAAAGTAGTATTGTGTAAATTAACTAAAATAACTATTTCTGGATTTTATTGCAGGTTTTGGAGAAGGTGGACGTAGAGCAGAAAATGAGCATTCGATTTCTTCACTGATGGATGGAGAACCTTCTCCTTTCTACCCTTACTATACAATGAATAGAACTTCATTATTTCCTTACCACCTTCCCCCAGAGCGTTGTTACTGGTGCATATAAAATACATCTCCAACCCTTCACTGGTTTGTTCTACCAATGTGAACGTTCCCTGTGCATCAGGAACTAAGAGAAATAGCTGCCATGGAACTTGGAAAGGAGCATTAAAAAtccttccatttttaatttttacttcttCCCTTGTCTCCTTTTGCATTATGAGTAAATGTTTCTCCTTCCTGTGTACTGCAGTTTAATCTACAAACTGATTCTTCTGAGCTCTGAATctgagaatggaaaaaagaaaatgccacaGAAATGCCTTCTGAAACACTTTTTGGAGACGAGCATCTACT contains the following coding sequences:
- the CHP1 gene encoding calcineurin B homologous protein 1, with the protein product MGSRASTLLRDEEIEEIKKETGFSHSQITRLYSRFTSLDKGENGTLSREDFQRIPELAINPLGDRIINAFFSEGEDQVNFRGFMRTLAHFRPIEDNEKSKDQNGPEPLNSRSNKLHFAFRLYDLDKDDKISRDELLQVLRMMVGVNISDEQLGSIADRTIQEADQDGDCAISFAEFVKVLEKVDVEQKMSIRFLH